One Dioscorea cayenensis subsp. rotundata cultivar TDr96_F1 chromosome 15, TDr96_F1_v2_PseudoChromosome.rev07_lg8_w22 25.fasta, whole genome shotgun sequence genomic region harbors:
- the LOC120277754 gene encoding uncharacterized protein LOC120277754, with the protein MRSPSTQIQPYIVARSKLYLYFKDCIGALDGTHIHASVPTYEVAAFRGRKPYPTQNVLTVVDFDLRFTYILAGWEGSAHDSLVLRDALERPNGLKVPEGKYYVVDAGYATRPGFIPPYRGVRYHLKEFGSRTPANSKELFNLRHSSARTSIERAFGSLKDGFIPSEEDWIPQQTSQNTIREQREEAQEWAARRDQIAAEIMEGYNVEMDSQNSSAKKPTTVTSGHKRWTPTKSRYFIRFMASQVEQGLKVDKGFKPQAIHAVIRAMRDTFGVPVTEANVGNHLRTIRRRWARIKKLKEMSGMCWDNNLKMIVMGEAEYRDYVKVHAQDELYLNKPIEDYDLIEAICGNDQANGRHAIQFENTIGVQMDFNIEQEESHHNENYDDVAFGETNAQGNASPGTQNRGSPSEPMSATSPQQKKKGKAKRKANTEDYAICELATTIKDAFESVKSSRSLSFAKELSTKCKKLQKYGYSIR; encoded by the exons ATGCGGTCACCAAGTACACAAATCCAACCATATATAGTGGCGAGGAGCAAGCTATATCTCTACTTTAAG gattgtattggggcCTTAGATGGGACACATATTCATGCTTCTGTCCCAACATATGAAGTAGCAGCATTTCGGGGAAGAAAACCTTATCCAACACAAAATGTTCTCACAGTTGTCGATTTTGACTTGCGTTTCACTTACATTCTTGCTGGTTGGGAAGGATCAGCACATGATTCTCTAGTTCTTCGCGATGCACTTGAGAGACCTAATGGGTTAAAAGTCCCAGAAG GGAAGTATTACGTGGTTGATGCTGGATACGCCACAAGACCTGGTTTTATACCCCCTTATAGGGGTGTAAGATATCACCTAAAGGAGTTTGGCTCTCGAACACCTGCTAATTCTAAGGAGCTTTTTAATTTGAGGCATTCATCTGCACGTACCTCCATTGAGCGTGCATTTGGTTCTTTAAAAG ATGGCTTTATTCCCTCTGAGGAAGACTGGATACCACAACAAACATCACAAAACACCATTAGGGAACAAAGAGAAGAGGCACAAGAATGGGCTGCTCGTCGTGATCAAATTGCAGCTGAAAT AATGGAAGGGTACAATGTAGAAATGGATAGCCAAAATTCATCAGCTAAGAAGCCCACAACAGTGACATCGGGACATAAGAGGTGGACACCAACTAAAAGCCGTTATTTTATAAGATTTATGGCTAGTCAAGTTGAACAAGGACTGAAAGTTGATAAAGGGTTTAAGCCACAAGCAATTCATGCCGTTATTCGAGCCATGAGAGATACATTTGGGGTGCCCGTTACAGAGGCTAATGTGGGTAATCATCTCAGGACAATACGGAGAAGGTgggcaagaattaaaaaattgaaagaaatgagtGGCATGTGTTGGGATAACAACCTTAAAATGATTGTTATGGGTGAGGCAGAGTATAGAGATTATGTTAAG GTCCATGCACAAGATGAGTTATATTTGAACAAACCGATAGAGGATTATGACCTAATAGAAGCTATATGTGGCAATGATCAAGCCAATGGTCGTCATGCTATTCAGTTTGAGAATACTATTGGTGTACAAATGGATTTCAACATAGAGCAGGAAGAGTCTCACcataatgaaaattatgatgATGTGGCTTTTGGAGAGACAAATGCACAAGGCAATGCCTCACCAGGGACCCAAAATCGAGGCAGTCCTTCTGAACCCATGTCAGCAACAAGcccacaacaaaaaaagaaaggaaaagcaaaGCGTAAGGCAAACACTGAAGATTATGCAATCTGTGAACTAGCCACTACAATCAAAGATGCATTTGAGTCAGTTAAATCTAGCCGGTCATTGAGCTTTGCAAAAGAGCTTTCGacaaaatgtaaaaaactgCAAAAGTATGGCTACTCCATACGATAA